The following proteins are co-located in the Vigna angularis cultivar LongXiaoDou No.4 chromosome 2, ASM1680809v1, whole genome shotgun sequence genome:
- the LOC128195248 gene encoding uncharacterized protein LOC128195248 gives MGSQGCSSFSKSWAKGSSGSSHGGACRGGGLIPTCYCGDIAVMKVAKTTKNAGRNFWGCPHYKGGSSIGNCCNFFKWCCEDNVDEKDCTILKRISELENAVKDLQKIQKMMKLLVVALCMCIVVDLVILKLWLG, from the exons ATGGGTTCCCAAGGGTGTTCTTCGTTTTCGAAAAGCTGGGCCAAAGGATCTTCTGGTTCGTCCCATGGTGGTGCTTGTAGGGGAGGTGGGTTAATCCCTACTTGTTACTGTGGTGATATTGCAGTAATGAAAGTGGCCAAAACTACGAAGAATGCTGGGAGAAATTTTTGGGGTTGTCCTCATTACAAG GGTGGATCTTCAATTGGGAACTGctgtaactttttcaagtggtgtTGTGAAGACAACGTGGATGAAAAAGATTGcacaattctgaagagaataaGTGAGCTGGAAAATGCAGTGAAGGATTTGCAGAAAATCcagaaaatgatgaagttgTTAGTTGTAGCTTTGTGTATGTGTATTGTGGTTGACCTTGTAATTTTGAAGTTGTGGTTAGGTTGA